A single Vulcanisaeta distributa DSM 14429 DNA region contains:
- a CDS encoding FAD-dependent oxidoreductase translates to MKFALKCSPGQKIERRSEKVAIIGAGPAGLGAAGYLICKGFQVDVYDKLPEPGGLMIFGIPEYRVPKKNVRAGVKELIELGVNFILRTKVVADEEEHVDGDDFVEHKVHLEELINNYNAVLIATGTWKSRTLGVPGENLKGVYLALDYLYRIYTSELGYLPKSVIYPTGEKVAVIGAGLTAVDAAIEAQRQGAKEVYVLYRRTINEAPAGKMEIQGLIKRGIKFVELVGITEILGKDHVEAVKLIKMRLGKPDRSGRPAPEPIPGSEYTMDMDTVIAAVGEVPTPPFKDGCCGIKLTLHGTIDIDQKHRTTRKGVFAAGDVATGPSLIGKALKNGIDAAMAIEEYLLKGGWREQ, encoded by the coding sequence GTGAAGTTTGCACTTAAGTGTTCTCCGGGTCAGAAGATTGAAAGACGTAGTGAGAAAGTCGCCATCATTGGTGCTGGGCCTGCGGGCCTTGGTGCCGCTGGTTACTTAATATGCAAGGGCTTTCAGGTTGATGTTTATGATAAGCTGCCTGAACCTGGTGGATTAATGATATTTGGAATACCCGAGTACAGGGTTCCTAAGAAGAATGTTAGGGCTGGTGTTAAGGAATTAATTGAGTTAGGCGTGAACTTCATACTAAGGACTAAGGTAGTTGCTGATGAGGAGGAGCACGTTGATGGAGATGACTTTGTAGAGCATAAAGTCCACCTTGAGGAATTAATTAATAATTATAATGCCGTGTTGATAGCCACGGGTACGTGGAAATCAAGGACCCTCGGTGTGCCAGGCGAAAACTTAAAGGGCGTTTATCTAGCCCTTGATTACCTGTATAGGATATACACGAGTGAGTTAGGGTACTTACCTAAGTCGGTCATTTACCCAACGGGCGAGAAGGTGGCTGTTATCGGTGCAGGTTTGACGGCCGTTGATGCGGCCATAGAGGCGCAGAGACAGGGTGCGAAGGAGGTTTACGTACTCTACAGGAGGACAATAAATGAGGCGCCGGCCGGTAAGATGGAGATACAGGGACTGATAAAGAGGGGCATAAAGTTTGTGGAGCTTGTAGGTATAACCGAAATACTCGGTAAGGATCACGTAGAAGCTGTTAAGCTAATTAAGATGAGACTCGGTAAACCCGATAGAAGTGGTAGACCAGCGCCGGAGCCGATACCAGGTAGTGAGTATACAATGGATATGGACACCGTGATAGCCGCTGTTGGTGAAGTACCGACGCCGCCATTTAAGGATGGTTGCTGCGGCATTAAGTTAACACTGCATGGTACGATAGACATTGACCAAAAACATAGGACAACGAGGAAGGGCGTTTTTGCGGCTGGCGATGTGGCTACGGGACCAAGCCTAATAGGTAAGGCATTGAAGAACGGCATTGACGCCGCGATGGCGATCGAGGAATACTTACTAAAGGGTGGATGGAGGGAGCAGTAA
- a CDS encoding ARMT1-like domain-containing protein encodes MLYIETPECILCALESRTQELKKLGINDINAYTQITMHISNLIPRGRTPLFIESFELVTKILNNDDPHANEKKELEDTASLIISRIINDAGNDITRYFEIAAAANSVDVPMRDYQFDINDFVNKLLEEAVWLGTSREELIKLLGGVKDIGYIVDNSGEFQVDALLIRKLIDLGLRVTVYARGLPYEVDVTANYVSRVLGDRVRVTSTGNRYPVFYNRGLWRDLSMHELIISKGVGNFEAYLESGLRLKVLFLFRAKCGPMIRLLRVPKNSPVVYLRDDK; translated from the coding sequence ATGCTATATATAGAGACTCCAGAGTGCATACTATGTGCCCTGGAGTCCAGGACTCAGGAATTGAAGAAGCTTGGAATTAACGATATAAATGCATACACGCAAATAACGATGCATATATCTAATTTAATACCAAGAGGCAGAACGCCACTCTTCATAGAGTCCTTCGAATTGGTGACAAAGATCCTAAACAATGATGATCCTCATGCCAACGAGAAGAAAGAGCTTGAGGATACGGCATCTCTCATCATAAGTAGGATAATTAATGATGCAGGTAATGATATTACCAGGTATTTTGAAATAGCAGCCGCCGCAAATTCCGTGGATGTGCCAATGAGGGATTATCAATTTGACATTAATGATTTCGTGAATAAGCTCCTCGAGGAGGCGGTTTGGCTCGGCACATCAAGGGAGGAGCTGATAAAACTATTAGGTGGTGTTAAGGACATTGGTTATATCGTCGATAATTCAGGGGAGTTTCAAGTGGATGCATTGTTAATTAGAAAGTTGATTGACTTAGGCCTCCGGGTCACGGTATACGCTAGGGGCTTGCCCTACGAGGTTGATGTCACGGCCAATTATGTGAGTAGAGTATTGGGTGATAGGGTTAGGGTTACGTCCACGGGTAATAGATACCCAGTGTTTTACAATAGGGGTTTATGGCGTGATCTAAGCATGCATGAGTTAATAATTTCTAAGGGTGTTGGTAATTTTGAGGCTTATTTAGAGAGTGGTTTAAGGCTTAAAGTTCTATTCCTATTTAGGGCCAAATGTGGACCAATGATTAGGTTACTACGAGTTCCTAAGAATAGCCCAGTTGTCTATCTAAGGGATGATAAGTAG
- a CDS encoding fumarylacetoacetate hydrolase family protein: protein MKLLSFLWNNSVRVGVYTEKGVLDLPSTYMSIYDATESPSFLYDMRSLISSGEPALAMVRELVDKALRSGDIALFRDPNAITWLPPVLNPEKVLCVAVNYRAHGEESQAKPLDRPYFFPKFPNALIGHNQPILKPKVSKQVDWEVELAVIIGRRGKYIDVNKALDHVFGYLILNDVSMRDWQFPSKEPYGMDWIYGKSMDSSTPVGPYIVTKDEIQDPHNLRLTLRVNGNVEQDDNTRNLIFKIPELIHWASQGVTLKPGDYISTGTPSGVGFPKGKFLRGGDVVEAEVEKIGTLRNTVIEE, encoded by the coding sequence GTGAAGCTCCTCTCCTTCCTATGGAATAACTCAGTTAGGGTTGGCGTATATACCGAAAAGGGAGTTCTAGACCTGCCAAGCACTTACATGAGCATTTATGATGCGACGGAGTCGCCGAGCTTCCTCTACGACATGAGATCCCTCATAAGCAGCGGGGAGCCTGCCTTAGCCATGGTTAGGGAATTGGTAGATAAGGCATTAAGGAGTGGTGACATTGCATTATTTAGAGATCCAAACGCAATAACCTGGTTACCGCCAGTACTAAACCCAGAGAAGGTACTTTGTGTCGCCGTTAATTATAGGGCTCATGGTGAGGAAAGCCAGGCAAAACCCCTTGATAGGCCATACTTCTTCCCAAAATTCCCAAATGCACTCATTGGTCATAATCAACCAATACTCAAGCCCAAGGTCTCGAAGCAGGTTGATTGGGAGGTGGAACTGGCAGTAATTATTGGTAGGAGGGGTAAGTATATCGATGTTAATAAGGCCCTTGACCACGTCTTTGGGTACTTAATTCTTAATGACGTGTCAATGCGCGATTGGCAATTCCCAAGTAAGGAGCCCTACGGCATGGACTGGATCTATGGTAAGAGCATGGATTCATCAACGCCAGTGGGCCCATACATCGTGACAAAGGACGAGATACAAGACCCGCATAACCTTAGACTAACGCTCAGGGTCAATGGTAATGTGGAACAGGATGATAACACGAGGAACCTAATATTCAAGATACCCGAATTAATTCATTGGGCATCCCAGGGCGTTACGCTTAAGCCTGGCGACTACATAAGTACCGGGACACCATCAGGTGTTGGCTTCCCAAAGGGTAAGTTCCTGAGGGGTGGTGACGTTGTTGAGGCAGAGGTCGAAAAAATAGGCACACTGAGGAATACAGTCATCGAGGAGTGA